AATACAAGCCCACTTAACAATGGTAACGGCTTGGTTCAGCAATTACCGCCACGAACCAGTATGAGCGGCATCGCTAGTCTTGCCAACATGCAACACATGCAGATGCCCAATGGCAACACTGGACAAATAATGGACGCCAATGTAAATGGCATCGTTGGATCACGTGCACCAATTGTTGTCGATCAGCAGAGTTACCCTAACCCAGCTAATCGGTTACAAGTACCGAATTTGAATCAAAGCTATTTGGTATCACTTCAAATGGCAGCACagaaacagcaacaacaacaacaacagcaacaacaacaacaaatcatgAATCAACAACTCCCGAATGGTTATCATATGATTCCCCAGCAAAATGGTTACCATCAAATGCAAGATGATCGGCACCACGCTAACGGGCCATCACCATACCAGAGGGTACCAATGCCTCATGGTGGCTACCCTGGTAATAATAATTCCCTTCCTCCAAATTCCTCCCCTTATTTTCAGCCACCAGCACCTTTGAAACAGATGTCCCAAAAGAAGGTCAGCTTTGAGCCTGGCACGAAAGGTGAAGCCGAACTAACatctcaacaacaacaaaatactaACGGTATGCCGACGTTAGAGAATGGTCAACAAAATGGCGGTGCGTCTGTAAATGTCACCGTTATTCCCACCCGTGTCTATAACAATGCGATAGTGAAGGCTTCCGCAAAAGCAGTCGAATGCAATCTGTGCCGCAAACGTCATGTAATTGCGCCAGCGGTTTACTGTACAAATTGCGAATACTATCTGCAGATGTTGAACAATAGAAGATAGATGTGGCAACTGTAAGCTCTTGGTTCGTTCCCGCCCTTCCACAATAATATGGTCTCTTTCACTCTAAGTGCAAATTATTTAGAAAAGatctaatatttttatattttagctctatataaatttagttttataggtatttttgttgttaagattcaaatttttattattatcactGCCTCTAAAAGTGGGCGTGGTCTTTGTGCATAGTAGAAGGTAAGTATTTGAAAATGATATTGTGATATTCgaaattacaatattttttttttttttaatttttatttttaattaattttaagtcttttttttaattttttgaagaattagttttttatGGTTGTACATAAAAAATCATGtgagtataaattttattaaataaaaaaatatttttaaaattatatatattttttttaagattaagttttatataatttaactctataaatatatatatttttgtttagaattttatttttaaggcgATACCTGCGAATGGTGTTGCAAATGAGCGTACGttttataatgatttttttacaaaataaaaaaaaagaaaaactaatattaaaaatatatataaaataaataaataaataaataaaatattcttttacagataacaaaatttatgtgttttattttgatGCTTGATTTGTTGTTTTAAGAACAGCTTAGAAGATTTATAAGCTCTTTTGTCGCATGCTTCATTGAAATGAATAAGTTTTTTGAGGATTTATAGGAATCACGAGATTTATTGCATATTTAAGGTTTTTCACTTACTTGATTCTtcatttgattcaaaaatgCTGCTGTCGTTGTATAGGTACCTAACTAAAATTTGAGAGGCTGAACTTTATCAAGCTTCAAAAACGATTTGATCAACAAAAAATAGGATTTATAATAATTGACTACATAAAAGATTAGTATGAAACTGATTTTACTGAGGGCTAGTAAATTGTGCAAGTTTTgaagatttaaataatttttgaaatattgaaaaatattttaacaaaaaaaaaaaaaaagatgagaaACAACGTTCAAATTTTGTCCACAGATTAGTACAAGAGTCCCTAAACGGAAATAGGATTGAAAGAGATCAATGGGGTAATTCAACAATGTCTTAGAACAATGGTATcgctttttacttgcgatataggtactatagggcaagtttaggattcgtaaaaaaaatcgaactcgagataacaattttacatgacattacgatgatggagaatgccaaaaaagtgggtccggcaattctgtctgtctgtctgtctgtctgtctgtctgtctgtgtgtctgtctctatctggagctgcagcctaaacgagtgaagtgattttcttcaaacttggtagttagcagtttttggtgattccctagaggggaaattgaaattttttttttatgaccaaaactaacggtacctgccatataacggaaatagaaaagttaatttttttcaaaaacggctctaacgattttgattaaaatttttgtgtgtattactacacataagagccaactttttaaataaaaaaaatattttttgtaccgttattaacggtacctgtaatagaacggtttttttcgtttctgaatatctcgtacaacaataacccgatttaaatgaaaatttttatacaaaagtgtgtgagtaaagataatattaaaattttagaaaattttcaaaaaacgcatttttggtttttttaaaaatatttcaaaatttttttttgaaaaatcaattttttgaaaacggatcaatgaaaaattttgaaatttagtttttatgtttaaattaattatttcttcaaaatggcataccaactttttttttgaaaaatgttaaaaaatttttataaataaaaaattatttttttaaaaaacggctcctacaattttcgaaaatttttttctaaaaatacctttttatacaagaaataaaatggcatattttttttttttttttaagataatttataacggagtttaattaattataaaaacagatttaatttttttatactacttatgaaatttcttcagaatatcaaattttaaatttcttgaataaaaagctttaacattatagttactttaagcataagagcaagtacgtgcgatcccagtcgtgcaatttatttcataaaagaatgcaaaagatgAGACTGAGAATAATAGTTATGTACTacacactgagggaaaaaacacaacgtaaaatttaatatagtcaACGTTGatataatgttgaaaaaacaaaGATAAAACATATttgggagcgtatcggaatcccgctttttaaaatcccgtttttcgaaaatcccgaaaaaagtttcaaaatcccgtttactaaaataccgcttttttaaatcccgttttctaaaatcccgcattttaaaatcccgatttttttttaaaatatacatgcttaattcgcaaataaaaaaaaaaaaattattaaaacggattttttgcgttgtagcccacacaatatgtaccttTAACACATtctgaaaacggtatttcttttataaaaacataaaatgatttaagccttaaattgagttcacaagtaaaagaaatttcatttatttaaatatcaaaattgttgaaatgcatccaaatatagggtgaaatatatttaaatgaaatttcttttgattatgtagtgtgtacttaatttaaggtgttgtaatcattttatgttattattaatctatgggattatcaagatttgattgttttttctgaaacttaaaagtaaatattagtttgttaattgatttctttttaatatcacattccttactttttcttattttttttatatattatattttttgttaagggttttaattaaatgcgtttagaaaaatctctcattttttaatttgttttagtatcccgattttgcaagcaaaactagttgttttcaaaataaaacaactagttttgcttgcaaaatcggaatagtaaaaaacgggattataaaaatcgggattttaagAAGCGGGATagtgaaaaacgggattttaaaagcgggattttaaaaaaacgggaatataaaaagcgggatatcgaacccaacccaacatatttatataaaaattgaaacaacgtaagaaaattttaaattcatggCGGACTTTAGCTTTTGTTGCATATTGCATTTTATTACATTAGTTTCCAAcacgtttttcaattttttctttttttatttaaattgatgttTATTTAAGGATGTTTTATAActgcaaaccactttaaactaaacTTTATCAAGCAAAataattccgaaaaatagttgaatcaacatgattttcgttaattttaagttgttttttcctcAGTGTTTGCCCTGAGTAGTTTAAAGTTAGTAAGTTAGGAACTTATCATGCAGCCATTTTATCAGCATTCTCGTTAACTAAGCTGAACTCATTGTACATTTTTTCAGGCGTTCAAGCATCAAAAGTCttaaaaccaagaaaaattttcaaacatcaaaaacacagtttttttttaatatgatttttttttctttttgaaaacgcattttttgaaaacggaacCATGGCACTCCCATTTTGTTTAATTCGTAAACAAAATAGGTTATTAACGGGTTTAGAAAATAGAATTAAGAGTATATTATTAGAAAATGAGTATAGTGATTTCTTCATAAGTCAAgaacaaactaaaaataaaataaataatagttCAAAGCTTTCTCAGAAAAGAAAGCTTGAATTGTTAAAATCTAAAGCTAGACAGGAGATGAGAATACATTTCCAAGAAAATTGGTTTGTTAACAAAACCCAAGTAGAATTTCCAGAGGACATAAAATGGCTTCTCTCACTAGGTCCTAAATTTGCAttaccagttaaaaaagaaaacataaatatatttaaagtgATAGCCGATGGAGAAGAATTGATAAAAAGTAAAGAACAGAATGAACAAGAACCTGCACGGTCATGCTTCACTAacattttacagaattttatgaGATTTGTATCAATTCCttgttttgataaatatttaaataaaatttttaatgatacAAGTAAATTTCTTAAAAGACACCCCGAAATATATATTGTTAATGCTGATAAAGGCAATGTTACGGTAGCAATAGAAAAAGTCTATTATGCTGACAAAATGAAAGATATGATGGCTGATAGGAATACGTATACAATTTTGAGAAATGACCCAACAAATAAAGTTCAAAGTAAGAATAACAATCTTGTAAAGTACTTGTTCAGTAACCAAATTATTAATGAAACTGAAAAGAAGTGCATGACAACTTATACTGCTAATAGTCCGAAAATATATGGACTCCCTAAAATTCATAAACCTAATATTCCACTTAGGCCAATTTGTTCATCCATAAATGTCCCATGTTTTGAATTATCCAAATACatggttaaaattttaaataatataacttTCAACTCTAAATACAATGTTAAAAACGCTTCATCATTTATTTCAACTGTCTCACCAGTTATTTTAGAACAGGATCATATCCTTGTTTCGTTTGATGTTGTTTCTTTATTTACTAATATTCCTATCCCATTAGTATTAGATTTAGTTGAGAAGAGTTGGGATATTATTAAAGATCATACaagaattccaaaattgaaattcttaGAAATATTACGTTTTTGCGTAATAGACAACAATTATTTagaatatgataaaatattttatcaacaaaaacaaggagTTCCTATGGGAAGTCCTGCTTCTCCAATATTAGCAGATATCGTAATGGAGGCTTTACTAGAcaatgtttttgataaaattcccaataaaccaaaaatagttACAAAGTATgttgatgatatttttattattcttaaatCTAGTCATGTTGATTCAACTCTAACTGCATTAAATTCATTTCATCCGAAAATTCAGTTCACAGTTGAGTTTGAAAATAATGGAAAACTTCCATATCTTGATGTGCTAGTGATAAGAAGAAATAATcgattaatatttgattggtaTAAGAAACCAACATCTTCAGGTCGTCTTATTAATTACAATTCTAAACAGCCTAAACAAGTTATAATCAATACAGCAAAAAATTTCGTTAATAGAGTATTGAGTATTAGTGACATTGTCTTTCgcgaaaaaaacattaaaataattacGGATACTTTACTTTCCAATTCCTTTCCTTTGAATATAATACGAACATTATTGAATCAATACTTCAATCCTTTGGTTCAGACAAATTTAGTAACAAAtgttacacaattttcttaCAGAAGTGTTCAATATATTCCTCATCtttcaaatagaattttaaacgctcctataagaaataaagaaaatgttCGCATTGCTTTTAAGTCGGCAAATATCCTAAGAACTTCATTGTTTTCGAATTTAAAAGGTAAActttctaaaaatgaaaaatctaatattgtctataaaataaaatgtttaggaGATGGGACAAATTCTTGTCCTtcagtttatgtaggtacatcaATGCAAAAACTAAAGAATCGTATAGCTGGCCATAGATCTGATATAAATAGCGGAAATTCGCAAAAAACAGCTTTAGCTTTGCATTGTATTGATGAGGGTCATAGACCAAATTTCACTGACGTAGATATTTTAGACACAGAAAAACATTATAGTAAGAGAATGTTAATTGAAATGTTACATATATTAGATACCGATAATACGGTAAATAGAAGATCTGATTGTGAAGGACTTAGtaatatttatagtcagtttgttcAAAGGATAAATTTAGCTTAAGTATTATTTAatggtaaatttaaatttaggttTAGTTTTTAAACTTAACTTGATTTTGTAGAttatatttgataagaaattttgaatttattatcaaattgatttgaaaattttttatattttgaaatttcaatgattaaaaacgtctttttcaagacttttaatttttgaattttgaaatatttattggatttttgttgtaataagcatttttaattgatttaaaaaaaatttttagcccTGAAGAAGAGTGTAAACACACTCGAAACGTCGGATTTATAAATTAGATAAAGCTAAGTAAAGACCTCAAGCCCACAtaggattaaatatttaattcaacaaagGTCACGAAGTAAGAAtgaataatttataaatattcttcgtttaaagaaaaaaatttattattaaatgaaCCTttaccagtggcgtacgttgagtcgccggggccctggggtaagactaaattttggggcccctttgatacttgggggccccttagttacaaaaaaaattacgtatacgctaacgtttttttttgtatggcttatttatttttaggtttattttaatgttttaatatgttcgtaatgtgctttgctatacttacttaaaatgtctctcataaaagtagtaagcacttgtactaggggccccaaaattaaatatttagagacccctaaaataaaaagtttttagctaagaattgatagttcttggggcctctgttctgcagtaataaatacatttattttattttccatcatcgcacatatttttttttattttggggcctctgaaaaattatttttagagcctcaaaattaagtgcttagaggtcccttaaatataatataatttttttggagccaagaattaataggtattggggcctttgttctgaagtaatatttggaatgccaccaataacgtaatgtttttattttgggccctgatgtatttatgttggggcccctgaatttatatttaattttccatttgattgttttgaaccacttttgaggatcctcaaataatatttttgtattatttgtggtggcaaagatttttccagtaatattttttggggccctaagataaaattataatttttcttttaaataagcaGTTtacttttttggggcccctggggtaaactttttttaaaatcaatatacatatattgtgtggctaccaatgcattatacattacactgaatgacataatttgtctccctggttacttcgtaactcaatttatgctaacagttttcttctctgcattgtctccagtgggggctcTGGGGTCGGTCGTGGGCCCCGGGGCaacgccccgcttgccccaagggagtgtacgcccctgaccTTTACATAACAATCTTTAATATtcttatagtccggtcaaattagactaaaatgaGGGGGtaaggttacattaattcccagcaagttgaaatttggtagaattgttggaaacaccatcatattCTTCATgtgttaaattaatataaaaaaaagtaaaaaaaatataattaggtTTGTGGTCACAATTCTGCTCGggtcaaatttcttttttgaaaattcagttccataaaatactgaaaaaaaatgttcttaatttGGGAAAAAGCTTacacatttaaattaatttttatttgataaatttaaaagtattaagatatgctttttttaatttaaaactcaagagttttaaaaaattttaaattttttgttgttaagttCTACTTTCTATCTCCAATATGAACAATACAACGAccataattttgtattcttttttttattatatcaaAAAAGCATAATTTCAGCTTTTAAGCTGTATAATCACAattaaatgctaaaaatactttttttttataatttacgaTAAAATCTTATCTCACACAACctaaattttactttaaataaaactataatatttaatttatagaaataattaaacataaaaaaaaaaatatatacaaataaaagaattttgaaaacaaaaaaatacataaactaTCTAcaaatagaatattaatttacaaaaataataaaaataataaaaataaattgagaaCAACTAACTCAGTATAATAATGTTCCTAAGTAACAGGGCCCTTTTACATAGTTATAATTCCATTCAAGTATTTTTACTTGTCTGACTGAAAGGCATCATTCGAATGACCAATATCTTTTTTGCTACCAACTTGAGATTCCGCTGGATTTGGATGTCCTGCATCTTCTTCAATATCGGAATCATCATTTTGATCAATATACTTAAACCGCATGGCTAAGACGATAAATATCAACATATCGGCAACCATGAATGcggcaaaaagtataaattctTGAGCCTAAAAGTAgacaacattattttttattttatctgtcATTTTATGTTATGATATTGTAACTCACCTGCGAATCAAAGAATTTCAGCTTAGCTATTACCACGACTATGATATTACCAAAAGCTACTGTTAGAAGCCAGCAAGCTTGCAGAACAGATTTCATACTCGCTGGGGCTTGAGTAAATGAGAATTCCAAGCCTGTCACAGAGAACATCACTTCGGCAGCTGTCATTACAACGTATTGGGGTAGTTGCCACATTATGTGCAAGGAATTAGCTTCCACAAGAGTGTGTAAGGAAGCAgactagaaaaaaaatagttttgaaataaaagcttaTAAAAGTCTTGAAGCTATTTACATATCCTTTATCTTGGCTTCCCTCCACAACAACAACCGTCACACCTCCAATATCACATTTCAGTGATGCCACTTCAATACCATCAACTGTCAGTGAATACATTCCAGCAGCAAGATGTAACATTTCTGTTTGTGTTTTGTTGATGTTCACAGAAAAATCCACACCTTTAAGGACTATCGATTGATCTTCATCCTGAGGAATATTCATCAATATTCTTAATGCCGATTCTCCAGATTTAGGCTTTCCGGGTGCATCTTCAAATTCCTGAACTTCATTAGTTCCAATAAAATAGCTTGTTGCTTTTCCCGGATGAAGATTAAACTCTCCCACAAAGGAAGGACATTTATTAGGATCACTTGAAGAAGCTGTATAGTTATAGGCCATCGAGTTGGCAACGATTAAATCCTTCTCTTCCAGCACTCCCATAATTGGTACCGATAAATTCCCCTTAAGTGGCACTGAACTCATAAAGTTGTAACTACAAGGCATTCCATTATAAATTCTCAATTGAGCTTCTTGAAGACCCGGTAATTTAGGATCCATTCCTTCTAATTCAAGTTCAACAAAAGCTGATAGCAAAAATGCAGCTGCAGCTAATAATCCACCTAAAGTTAACTTTTGTAGAGGCCTTCTTATTCCGACTAAGCTCAAGACTGGGTAGACAATGTAGTTAAAAAGTGGAATGAAACCTAAGATCAACAATGGATTGATGACTTGCATTTGATCTGGTTTAATTGTGAATCCACCAATATCGCCAACCATTCGGGTAGCTTGAAAAGTCCAACGAGAACCTTGTTGATCGAAGAGTGCCCAAAAGACCGGAAGTGGTAAATACAGAACGAGAATTTTCAACAAGGCTTTGGTATCTGCGATAAGTTTGCGTCCACATTTGCCTTCGGCATAGTCTAACCAATGAATACTGGGTGTCTTTTTGCCTTCTCTAAGGCGACCTTTGATAGCTTCAGAAATGCATTGAGATACTCCAAGAATCATATTTCCTGATGGAGGTTTGATAACATACAAACGTTTTCCAGCAATGAAGATTACCAAGGAGAGAACCATTAAAACTGCTGGAACGCTAAAAGCCAGAGAGAAACAGTCCTTATCACCGAAACAATGGACATCAGCTCGAAGAATTGGTGTAATTGTTGTCGAAATTAGTGATCCAGCATTGATGGCAAAGTAGAAGAGTGAGAAGAAAGTTGCCAATTGTTTGGCCTGCTCGGGAATCTTGAATTGATCACCACCAAAAGCTGATACACAAGGTTTAATACCTCCGGTACCAGTGGCAATTAGAAGAAGACCTATCACAGTTGCCTCTCTGAAAAGAagacacatttttaaaagtcttacTTCACCATTTTTTAGACATAAACTTACTTTACAGGCAAATTAAGTGGCGGTACAGCTCCCAATGCAATTACAACAGCTCCAAAGGTATACACTACTGATAAATACCAAATTGTTTTGAATCTTCCAAGCCAACTATCAGCCAAGACGGCTCCAATCAGTGGAAAGACATAGACCAAACTTGTAAATACATGAAATAGAACTGTTGCTTGATCTTCTCCATATTTTAGCTTATCCGTAAGATAAAGCACCAATATTGCTAGAAGAAAGTAATGATAGTTTGctggttcaaaagttataaggagaaagaaaaaacttaCTGCGCATGCCATAGTAATTGAATCTTTCGCAAAATTCATTTCCAATAATAAATCCTACCGATTTGGGGTATTTTAGGGTACCTTGCTGAAAACAAACAAAggaaagtttaaatttaaatggtaAACTGCTTGACCTATCAATTTGAACATTGAACCTATTTATAGTTTTAAAAGATGAAAGAGAGAAATAATATTAGGTTACGGAGATTTAGTTAAACCTGGAGTCaagttaaaaaataacacaaaaatagTTAAAGCTTTACGGATAAACGATAATATCGTACCTTAAAACTATGACCAAAGTAGGTACAAGAAATGAAATCCATTGACATAACTCTAGATATTTTTGTACATAAGATAAACTACATATAAGGATTTTGCAAAAACGGGTTATTGCGTACCTATCTGAAATATTTCTGTCaaaagatcatttttttttttttgaaggaagCGAGCATGATGGCATTTATAGGCAAACAACAGTCACAGTGACGAAATTTCGAAACCATTTTGTTGACAATCCATTTTTCGAATAATAAAAACTGAAGTGCGGAAGATAAGGAAAGTTTGAAAGAATTAAACAATGCCGAAGAAAATAATTCActacttcactttttcattgaaaatcaaACACTTATCACACCTAATAGACAGTCgttcaaaaaacacaaaaataaatcagtGAATGTTAAAGACAATTGGTAAACATTAGTGATAGCGTACAAAGTAACCTACAACAGATGTGATGCAACAATTATATTTACCACAATGAGAAAGTTGTTGAACTTTCCACACAGAACCCAAATTTTAagagaagaaacaaaaataaagaattaatacattctattcaaatttttaacgaAAGAAGAAATTTTTGAGGCAAATGGAAGGATTTGGAAATAGTATTGAAGCACTTTTTGCATCGATATCATACAAAATtcagaaatcaattttttttttttttttgctggacTAAAGTAAAAGATACTTTGGTTTATAGAAAATGGTGAATCACAACAAACACCTAATTTAACAAAcacctaatttaaaaaaaacgttaacACTTTATGTGCTTGTGTATCattcaaaaaaactttaatttttacatAGATATTTCCAATTTCTTTGTTTTGGATACTAGCTTACGAGGAATTTGGAGGAGTATTTTAACTGCATTATAATTACATCAAAGAAGTTTTAAAAGCACTACTTCTTAGCCTTTTACAAAAGTTCTAGTGCATTTATCAATGCGGCCGTATTGCTGAAATGAAAAGTATTCAAGAACCTGATTTTTACATATCTATGTTAATTTTTACCTGAGCACTACATAATATTAAAGTCCAGAAAATTGTCCATAAAAAttgttaaccaaaaaaaaaaaataaaaatacatttttgggaaGATTATCCCGCCTTACAGCAAATCGCAAGCCAACATTAtctgttcttaaaaaaatcacacagATAATGTCTGGAAATCTTTGGCCGAAGCCCATCAAGCCTTAGCTAAGCCTTAGGGGCTAGGGTTGCTGTATTTACCATTTAAATAGCTAAGAGgcgactgcgtttttttgtccagttcaGCCCGATCGTAATAGCCTAAGATCCCGCCATaagacgacctaccctcatcgttataccatttgagagttatattttttaaaggtaGTGTCTTAAGAAAGactttgcacatgggttgcctggcaACATGCTGTCAAGGCATAGTGAGTTTCACGTGACCAAAATATCACccggaaaaatttaatttcgctTTTTCCCCTATCgtgagttccgggcgaaaagttCTTCACGTTAGGAAAATtccctgtattttttttactttttttcaggtAATATGCTAGGTGGTCGACAGAAATTTTATCTctcagaaatttttaaaaatttgaaattttagtagGGTAAACTGAAATAAATTTAGGAAAgggtcaaaaagctatttccttaacaaaaagagatagaaaaaagattgatactggaatcgatagttATTGTTAATATACATGTATAAAGTcacacataaacaaaaaatgtaaaaaactgcAACTTTaaacgtttaaaagtcaaaatagtgaaatttgatgtttcagaaataattcacaaaaaatcataaacaaaGGTAGGTATTTgaaatgtttatgttattagagcgcaaaaataaaataacttgacacgtatctgccaaatttttgatttaaagcaGTTTTTTggcttctttgtttttttttagaaagattttagatttttacattttagaCCCTCAAGCATTGCAGTTGTCAATTTCCAaccgatttaaatttttgaacctGTCCTCAAAGCTAGATATTTCAACCTTTGcaataatatacatataaagaAGATATATAGCTTT
This DNA window, taken from Episyrphus balteatus chromosome 2, idEpiBalt1.1, whole genome shotgun sequence, encodes the following:
- the LOC129910343 gene encoding peptide transporter family 1-like isoform X3, with amino-acid sequence MVSSTLKITEKPQGTLKYPKSVGFIIGNEFCERFNYYGMRTILVLYLTDKLKYGEDQATVLFHVFTSLVYVFPLIGAVLADSWLGRFKTIWYLSVVYTFGAVVIALGAVPPLNLPVKEATVIGLLLIATGTGGIKPCVSAFGGDQFKIPEQAKQLATFFSLFYFAINAGSLISTTITPILRADVHCFGDKDCFSLAFSVPAVLMVLSLVIFIAGKRLYVIKPPSGNMILGVSQCISEAIKGRLREGKKTPSIHWLDYAEGKCGRKLIADTKALLKILVLYLPLPVFWALFDQQGSRWTFQATRMVGDIGGFTIKPDQMQVINPLLILGFIPLFNYIVYPVLSLVGIRRPLQKLTLGGLLAAAAFLLSAFVELELEGMDPKLPGLQEAQLRIYNGMPCSYNFMSSVPLKGNLSVPIMGVLEEKDLIVANSMAYNYTASSSDPNKCPSFVGEFNLHPGKATSYFIGTNEVQEFEDAPGKPKSGESALRILMNIPQDEDQSIVLKGVDFSVNINKTQTEMLHLAAGMYSLTVDGIEVASLKCDIGGVTVVVVEGSQDKGYSASLHTLVEANSLHIMWQLPQYVVMTAAEVMFSVTGLEFSFTQAPASMKSVLQACWLLTVAFGNIIVVVIAKLKFFDSQAQEFILFAAFMVADMLIFIVLAMRFKYIDQNDDSDIEEDAGHPNPAESQVGSKKDIGHSNDAFQSDK
- the LOC129910343 gene encoding peptide transporter family 1-like isoform X4; its protein translation is MCQGTLKYPKSVGFIIGNEFCERFNYYGMRTILVLYLTDKLKYGEDQATVLFHVFTSLVYVFPLIGAVLADSWLGRFKTIWYLSVVYTFGAVVIALGAVPPLNLPVKEATVIGLLLIATGTGGIKPCVSAFGGDQFKIPEQAKQLATFFSLFYFAINAGSLISTTITPILRADVHCFGDKDCFSLAFSVPAVLMVLSLVIFIAGKRLYVIKPPSGNMILGVSQCISEAIKGRLREGKKTPSIHWLDYAEGKCGRKLIADTKALLKILVLYLPLPVFWALFDQQGSRWTFQATRMVGDIGGFTIKPDQMQVINPLLILGFIPLFNYIVYPVLSLVGIRRPLQKLTLGGLLAAAAFLLSAFVELELEGMDPKLPGLQEAQLRIYNGMPCSYNFMSSVPLKGNLSVPIMGVLEEKDLIVANSMAYNYTASSSDPNKCPSFVGEFNLHPGKATSYFIGTNEVQEFEDAPGKPKSGESALRILMNIPQDEDQSIVLKGVDFSVNINKTQTEMLHLAAGMYSLTVDGIEVASLKCDIGGVTVVVVEGSQDKGYSASLHTLVEANSLHIMWQLPQYVVMTAAEVMFSVTGLEFSFTQAPASMKSVLQACWLLTVAFGNIIVVVIAKLKFFDSQAQEFILFAAFMVADMLIFIVLAMRFKYIDQNDDSDIEEDAGHPNPAESQVGSKKDIGHSNDAFQSDK